The Pseudobacteroides sp. genomic interval AGACCCTTGCACTTGTGAAAACAGCCTACAGCTGTCCTTATAAATGCAGCTTCTGCTACTGTACAAACCTAAACAGCGGCAAGTATCTTACTAGGGACATTGACAGGGTGGTTGACGAGATAGAGGGCATAAGTGCACCTTATATCCATATTGTAGACGATGACTTCCTTGTGGACACAAAGAGAATCAAGGATTTTATACGACTTGTAAGGGAAAAGAGGATACAGAAAAAGTATCTTATCTATGGCAGGGCAGATTTTATTGCAAATAATGAAGCAATCATGAAAGAACTGAAGGAAATAGGTCTTTGCCTTGTTATGGTTGGACTTGAAGCCATGGATGATAGACAACTTAATCGTTACCACAAAAAGACAAAGAGCCGCGACAACGAAAGGGCTGTGGAGGTACTTAACAGCTTGGGGGTTGAATGTGCTGCCCTCTTAATAGTTAATCAGGATTCAACCAAAGAGGACTTTGTAAACATATATAAATGGGTAAAAAAAGTAAAGCTTATGAACGTAACGGTATCAATATTTACACCCATGAAGGGCAGCAGGGACTACGACCAATACAAGGATGAAATAGTTGACAGGAGAGTTATAAGGCAGGATTTATTTCACCTTATTATTAAGCCTAAGAATATGGGAAGGTCTATGTTTTATATTAGATATTATATCCTGCTTATCAAACTGTTTATAAACGGAAAGTCCAACGACCGAGTTTATGATGCGGTTAATGTGGAATTTATATTGAAATTAGTTGGAATTTTGGCAATGAAAATTATTAGAAGGGTCAGGTTATAAACATGAAAAAGAAAATACTTCTCATACAGCCAACTCCATATGATCCTCAGGGTAAGCTTATAAAAAAGAGCATATTGTACTTTGTAGGGCTTTCTCTGCCGCTGCTTGCGGCGTTGACACCGAAGGATTATGAGGTCGAGTTATGCTATGAGACCATTGAGGATGTTGATTTTGATACCGATGCATCATTAATAGGTATAAGCAGCATGGGACATGGAGTATTAAGAACCATAGACATTGCCAAAGAGTTTAAGAAAAGAGGAAAGACAGTAATTTTAGGCGGGTACATGGTTAGCCTAATGCCTGAGGAAGCTGCAAAGTACTGTGACAGTGTGGTTATCGGTGATGCAGAGGAAGCATGGAAGGAATTGCTGGAAGACTATAGAAGAGATGCTTTAAAAAAGGTCTATAAGAAACAGCTTCAAAACCTTTCAACTCCTTTACCCAGATATGACCTTATAGTAAAGAAGCGTATCGGGAATTTTCTGCCGGTTCAGGCAGGTAGGGGATGCCCAAACACTTGCAGCTTCTGCTCGGTTTTCTGCCTTTATAAAGGCAGTTACTTAAAGCGTGATATAGATGAAGTCATAAGGGATATAAAAGAGGTTAAGAGGCTTGGATTTAAAAGGTTTTTGCTGCTGGATGACAATATATTTTCAGACAGGAAATACGCCTTTAGTTTATGCAGAGAGATCAGGAAGCTTAATATGAAATGGATGACACAATGCTCTATTGACATTGCAAAGGATACAGAGCTACTGAAGATAATTTCAGAAAGCGGTTGCATGGCATTAAGCTTTGGGCTTGAGAGCATATCAAAGGAAAGCCTTCGGAGTATGAACAAAGCCTGGGCTGATCCGGACAGTTACGGAAGCCAGATCAAAATAATACAAAGCTACGGCATAGACATTTCTACCGAGATGGTGGTTGGTGCGGAGGGAGATACGTTGGAGTCCATAAGTGCAACAGCAGACTTTATAACCGCCAATGGCATAATGGTACCCAGGTTTTATATCCTTACTCCTATTCCCGGAACTAAATATTACTATGATATGATGAAGGAAAACAGGATATATAAGCACGACATATATAGATACAACGGAACCGAGGCGGTCCATATTCCCAAAAACATGTCGCCGGAGGAGCTTACAGATGCTTACTGGAGCCTTTATAGAGAGGTTTTTTCATATGGCAGCATTATTAGACGAACCTTACTTAATACAAATTCTCTAAAAAGACCATTTATGTGCATATTCTATTTTTTTGTCAACCTGTATTATAGAAGGCAGATATATCAAGGTATTACACCAAACATATTTTGAATTAAAATTCAAAATGTTAAAATAGAAGATATCTATATAAATGCTATATTTTATTAAAGATTTCGTCTCGTTTACCGATATATGAAATGACTTTGTTTCACAATGTAGTTAACATAAAAAACGAGGCGGTATTATTTATGAAAAAAATAAATAAAAAAATAACCGATAACAAGTCTTTGAGTTCTAAATCTCAAAAAGTATTGGAAATCTTGCGTTCTTTTAGTAATTTGATGGAAGACAATTGGATTACAAGAAAATTATTAAGAAATTCAAAGATAAAAGTCCGTCTTATGGTTTCTTTTATAGGCCTATCAATAATTCCTCTCACACTGATTGGAATTTTCTCCTACTCTTTATCCAGTAAAACTATAGATTCAAAGATCAGAACATATTCCAAGCAATTATTAAGAGAAACAGGCATAAAAACTGAGGACTTATTAGGAAAGTATAAAAGCTATGCCCTTGAATTATCACTTTCTGAAGATGTACAGAAGAAAATTGAACTTATCTTAAACGGAGATAAGTATTCCAGTTTTCAAGCTTTGAGTGATCTCAATAGCACTATGATGGTAAAATTCTCAACACTTAAGGATGTGTCCTTTGCTACTATTATGCTGGATAATGGAAAGTTTATTAACTATAAAGATGTAAATAGCCTCTATAATACTGAGGTTACAAACAAATTGAAAAAATTGGCAGATGATAATAGTGTTCAAGATATTATATGGTCTACTGAAACATTGGATTCGAAACACAATTTGATATGTGTAAAAAAAATTAAAGGGCTATCATGGAGCAAGAGTTCGGGGTATTTGGTAATTGGAATAAGCAATGAAAATTTTCTTAACATATATAAAGACATATATATCGGAGATGGGTCAGAGCTCCTTGTAATGGATTCCAAAGGTAAAGTTATATCATGTTCAAATACAGGACATCTTGGAAAGATATATGATGATAAAGGTCTGATAGGTAAAATTCTTGAAAATAAAGATGAGAATAATATTTTTGATTATAACAACAATATGATTTCTTACAAAAAAATAACCGGCACAGATTGGTATTTGGTAGGTAAAATACCACTTAAATTTATAAATGCAGAACCGAATAGGATAAAGAATTCATTAATTATTTTCATACTTGTGTGCCTTGGCCTATCGTTGTTTTTAGCTTATCTTATATCAGGAAGCATATCAAGACCTTTGGACAAGATGATTTATATGATTAAAGAAGCAAAAAACGGAAATCTTGCTATTAGCATCAGAGATAATAGTAAGGATGAAATAGCAATTGTTACTGCAAATTTCAATGAAATGGCTTCAAACATCAGAAAACTTATAGAACAAGTCCATTTTTTAGCTGTAAACAACGTTTTAAAGAGTTCGCAATTAATTGCCGACTCATCTAAACAATCTCATGTTGTATCGGAACAAATAGCAAAGGCTATTCAGGAAGTGGCAAGCGGCTCGTCAAACCAGGTTGATGAGGTGTTTAACACTGTATCCAATATGAATATGCTTGACGAGAGTTTTAGCAAAGTTGAAGAAAATATGGTTTCTGTATTTAAAATGGTGTCCAATACCAAAGAATTGAGCCAATTTTCCTTAGAAACTGTCAAACACTTAAATGATAAAGCATATGAAACATATACAGCTTCTAAAGATGTAATAGAAGACATTGTTGATTTAAATCACTATATGAGTCAAATAAAAAAGATTGTGGAGGCTATAGTTGGCATATCCAGCCAGACAAAATTGTTAGCTCTCAATGCATCTATTGAGGCAGCAAGGGCAGGTGCTTCAGGAAAGGGATTTGCAGTAGTTGCAGGTGAAGTAAAGAAGCTGGCACAAAAATCCGAAGAAGCATCCATTTCAATAAATAATATTATCACTAACATTCAACAGAAAACTCAGCATACAGTTGATGTTGCATACAAGGCAAACAACATTCTAGATGAACAGATGGAAGTAGTTAAGGAAACAGACAGTTCTTTCCGCAAGATATATGAAGCCATGCTTAGCATATCTCAATGTGTTGAGAATGTGTCTCAATCCTTAAATAAGGCTATTAACTCAAAGGATAAGGCTGCCAACTCCATAGAAAGCATATCTTCACTTGCCAATCAGGCTGCTGTTTCAGCAGAGGAAGTTGCTGCAAGTACCCAGGAACAAATAGCTAGTTCGGAAGAGCTGGCACACTTCTCTGAAGAGTTAAACAATATGGCTCATAAGCTTGAAGAAGCTGTCGGCAAATTCATACTCAAATAGTTGTTAATATAGTTATACAAACCCAAAATCAGGAGGAGAAACCATGAAAAGGATTTTTTTCAAAGCACTTGGTTTTGTTTTACTTGTAATGCTTTTAGGTTCAACTATTGGATGCAGTTCAGGCGGAATAGAAGAAGGCGATAAAGTTGGAAAAGCCAATAATGGAGAATTGTCCCAGCAAAGTGATTTAAAAAATAACGGACCACAAGTTGAGCTAAAGGTTGCTGTTTTTGACAGGGGGACTGCAGGTTATGTTGCAGAGAATAATTTCCAAACCAGATGGATTCAGGAGAAGTTCGGTAATCCCAATAATATAAAAGTAACATTTGTGCCCATACCCAGGTCTCAGGAAGTTGACAAGCTTAAGGTGCTTATGGCTTCAAACCAGGCTCCTGATATATGTTTTACTTACAATGGCGATGTAGTTGTGGACTTCGCTAAAAATGGAGGACTCACAGATTTGACAGAGCTTGTTGATAAGAATGCACCTAACTTAAAGAAATTCCTTGGTGGAGATTTACTTAACTTCGGAAGGTGGGACAATGTACAATATGCTGTCCCAGCAAAGAGAGTAATGGTAGCGGCTGAATCAACTTTTATAAGAAAAGACTGGCTGGACAAGCTTGGCTTACCTGTACCGAAAACGACGCAGGACTTCTATAATACAATGAAGGCCTTTAAGGAAAAAGATCCAGGTAAACTCGGGGGCAAAGTGATACCATTTACATTTGCCGTAGATCCCAACAATATTTTCTGGGGAGTGCATCCTTTAGTAGATTCATTTAAGGAAAAAATATCGGATGAAGATACTTTCAGTTTGCCCAACTGGGTGGTGCCCGGATTTAAGGAAGGCATGAGATTTTTAAATAAAATGAATAATGAAGGACTTATAGATCCAAAGTTTGCAATAGATAATGGAAAACAGAATGATGACAATATAACACAAGGTTTGGCAGGTGCATTTATACATACTTTCGATTTGGCCTACAGGTCAGGAAATTTATCAGATAAACTTAAAACTGTTGCTCCCGATGGTCAGTATGTTCCCATTGATCCCTTTGTAAATAAAGAAGGCAAACACTTGAAAATGAAATTTAATCCTAACGGCTTATTTATAATAGTTCCAAAAACAAGCCAAAGAGCTGTTGAAGCGATAAAATATCTTGAGTGGATGTCTGATCCTGAAGTATTATTCTATTTGCAAAATGGAGAAAAGGGAACCCACTATCTGGATGAGAAGGATGGAATACCTGTAAACGTAGTTCCAAACGACAAGCTTGCAGATGATAAAAAAGCAAACTTTATAGATTTGTCGATTATTGTTAATGGCAAGGAATTCGGAAGTGAAGAAAGGAACGTGGAAGCTGCTTCCTATGGTTATCCGGGATATGAAGAGCTTTATAAACAAGCTTATAGTGCTGCAATGAATGATGCAACGTTTCTGCCTCATCTGGACAGGGCAATAGAATCAAAAGCCAAATACAGCAAAGTGTTGGCGGAAAAGGATGTAGAAATATTCATAAAATCCATAACATGTAAACCAAGCGAATTTGACCAAACTTATGATTCCCTTGTAAGCCAGTACTTAAAAGCAGGAGGACAGGAAGTAATTGATGAAACAAGGGCTGCATATAAGGCGATGAAGAAATAATAAAGCTAATTTCAAATATAAAACGATCTCCTCTTTGGTTTCAAGACTTAAGAGGAGACTTTTTTGTGTCTGGAAAATTGTGGTGTGTTCTACACTGCAAATAAATGATAAAATTGTATTGATATATAAAAAGTGATCAAACTAATACATTTGTCTTTGTGTATGTTATATTTGGTTTGGAGGGGTACATATGAAAAGAAAAGCTCTTTTGATGATTTTTGTGTTGTTGTGTAATTTGATTACACAGTATTCAACTGTTGAGGCAGAAGGAGCACCTGGAACTGTAGCAGGTGATGTTCATTATGGCTATGCAACATACTACGGAGGAGGCTATGAGGGTGGATGTGCCATGCTCGATCCAGTTTCCAAGGATTATTTTGTTACAGCACTTAATATCTTTGACTACAACACTGCCCAGATGAGCGGGGCATACCTTGAAGTTACAGGGCCTCTGGGAAAAATCAATGTTCTGGTTACTGACCTCTTACCTGAGGGGCAAAAAGGTGATCTGGACCTTAATATCGATGCATTTCCCCATGTAGCCAACCCTATAGACGGAAAGGTGCCTGTATCCTGGAGGATAATACCCCTA includes:
- a CDS encoding B12-binding domain-containing radical SAM protein produces the protein MKILLIKPEIVGIFSYTRLMDHEPLELEYLYTVLTVEGHKAYIYDRRYEKTSLKKKLIKERPDIVAITGSVTQENIMKKIAVEVKKHDKSITVVVGGTHVELNYENFYLDYIDFICHTGDLDSFVKIISFLQKKNSKLSDIKGIAYKEGQSWVLTPKCIADPNDLPVPDREYFEKNRHLFRYLDYKTLALVKTAYSCPYKCSFCYCTNLNSGKYLTRDIDRVVDEIEGISAPYIHIVDDDFLVDTKRIKDFIRLVREKRIQKKYLIYGRADFIANNEAIMKELKEIGLCLVMVGLEAMDDRQLNRYHKKTKSRDNERAVEVLNSLGVECAALLIVNQDSTKEDFVNIYKWVKKVKLMNVTVSIFTPMKGSRDYDQYKDEIVDRRVIRQDLFHLIIKPKNMGRSMFYIRYYILLIKLFINGKSNDRVYDAVNVEFILKLVGILAMKIIRRVRL
- a CDS encoding B12-binding domain-containing radical SAM protein, with the translated sequence MKKKILLIQPTPYDPQGKLIKKSILYFVGLSLPLLAALTPKDYEVELCYETIEDVDFDTDASLIGISSMGHGVLRTIDIAKEFKKRGKTVILGGYMVSLMPEEAAKYCDSVVIGDAEEAWKELLEDYRRDALKKVYKKQLQNLSTPLPRYDLIVKKRIGNFLPVQAGRGCPNTCSFCSVFCLYKGSYLKRDIDEVIRDIKEVKRLGFKRFLLLDDNIFSDRKYAFSLCREIRKLNMKWMTQCSIDIAKDTELLKIISESGCMALSFGLESISKESLRSMNKAWADPDSYGSQIKIIQSYGIDISTEMVVGAEGDTLESISATADFITANGIMVPRFYILTPIPGTKYYYDMMKENRIYKHDIYRYNGTEAVHIPKNMSPEELTDAYWSLYREVFSYGSIIRRTLLNTNSLKRPFMCIFYFFVNLYYRRQIYQGITPNIF
- a CDS encoding methyl-accepting chemotaxis protein, which encodes MKKINKKITDNKSLSSKSQKVLEILRSFSNLMEDNWITRKLLRNSKIKVRLMVSFIGLSIIPLTLIGIFSYSLSSKTIDSKIRTYSKQLLRETGIKTEDLLGKYKSYALELSLSEDVQKKIELILNGDKYSSFQALSDLNSTMMVKFSTLKDVSFATIMLDNGKFINYKDVNSLYNTEVTNKLKKLADDNSVQDIIWSTETLDSKHNLICVKKIKGLSWSKSSGYLVIGISNENFLNIYKDIYIGDGSELLVMDSKGKVISCSNTGHLGKIYDDKGLIGKILENKDENNIFDYNNNMISYKKITGTDWYLVGKIPLKFINAEPNRIKNSLIIFILVCLGLSLFLAYLISGSISRPLDKMIYMIKEAKNGNLAISIRDNSKDEIAIVTANFNEMASNIRKLIEQVHFLAVNNVLKSSQLIADSSKQSHVVSEQIAKAIQEVASGSSNQVDEVFNTVSNMNMLDESFSKVEENMVSVFKMVSNTKELSQFSLETVKHLNDKAYETYTASKDVIEDIVDLNHYMSQIKKIVEAIVGISSQTKLLALNASIEAARAGASGKGFAVVAGEVKKLAQKSEEASISINNIITNIQQKTQHTVDVAYKANNILDEQMEVVKETDSSFRKIYEAMLSISQCVENVSQSLNKAINSKDKAANSIESISSLANQAAVSAEEVAASTQEQIASSEELAHFSEELNNMAHKLEEAVGKFILK
- a CDS encoding extracellular solute-binding protein, with translation MKRIFFKALGFVLLVMLLGSTIGCSSGGIEEGDKVGKANNGELSQQSDLKNNGPQVELKVAVFDRGTAGYVAENNFQTRWIQEKFGNPNNIKVTFVPIPRSQEVDKLKVLMASNQAPDICFTYNGDVVVDFAKNGGLTDLTELVDKNAPNLKKFLGGDLLNFGRWDNVQYAVPAKRVMVAAESTFIRKDWLDKLGLPVPKTTQDFYNTMKAFKEKDPGKLGGKVIPFTFAVDPNNIFWGVHPLVDSFKEKISDEDTFSLPNWVVPGFKEGMRFLNKMNNEGLIDPKFAIDNGKQNDDNITQGLAGAFIHTFDLAYRSGNLSDKLKTVAPDGQYVPIDPFVNKEGKHLKMKFNPNGLFIIVPKTSQRAVEAIKYLEWMSDPEVLFYLQNGEKGTHYLDEKDGIPVNVVPNDKLADDKKANFIDLSIIVNGKEFGSEERNVEAASYGYPGYEELYKQAYSAAMNDATFLPHLDRAIESKAKYSKVLAEKDVEIFIKSITCKPSEFDQTYDSLVSQYLKAGGQEVIDETRAAYKAMKK